One segment of Solanum stenotomum isolate F172 chromosome 1, ASM1918654v1, whole genome shotgun sequence DNA contains the following:
- the LOC125853419 gene encoding uncharacterized protein LOC125853419, with product MGQFAQTANCQTANMESSIPEARMLVCEHDQGATEEVTAVKATIVELKKDVDYLKSTDISKIFGTVKVPDAPEMPQNAARHGDGTVHIIDPKSEVETDEELFEEATADDIAETEEIIINVVV from the exons ATGGGACAGTTTGCCCAAACTGCTAATTGTCAGACCGCCAACATGGAGAGCTCTATTCCAG AGGCCAGGATGTTAGTGTGTGAGCACGATCAAGGAGCCACAGAGGAAGTAACAGCCGTAAAGGCCACCATTGTAGAGCTGAAGAAAGATGTGGACTACCTAAAGTCCACTGATATATCCAAGATTTTTGGAACAGTGAAAGTTCCAGATGCGCCCGAAATGCCTCAGAATGCCGCAAGACATGGAGATGGAACGGTGCATATAATTGATCCTAAATCGGAGGTAGAAACTGACGAAGAGTTATTTGAGGAAGCTACAGCGGATGACATAGCCGAGACTGAAGAAATCATAATAAATGTTGTTGTGTGA
- the LOC125853410 gene encoding uncharacterized protein LOC125853410 translates to MVDDMRSTMSLSVSRLSRLSSKEGKAAMLIGDTDIARLMIHVHAPAPRNRGEFKNQNSQNFRAGPAQFQGVCRDGSTSCFKCGHNGHFVREFPKNRKGGGNGGGGNRDQYSSVTPVDRVAPRAVTSGTGGGENRLYAITSCQKQDNSSNVVTSMIKGFSFDVYALLDPSSGIQHQITHRLVPNQYSVASTIMLPRRAYPGNTNAVPLVLYCEVTNAKNLECDPTFGSECSQPEQSASPNSY, encoded by the exons atggttgatGATATGAGGAGCACAATGAGTTTGTCTGTTTCTAggttgtctcgtctgtcaagCAAAGAGGGTAAGGCAGCTATGTTGATAGGAGATACGGACATAGCAAGACTTATGATCCATGTGCA tgcacctgcaccaaggaacagaGGTGAGTTCAAGAATCAGAATTCACAGAATTTCAGAGCTGGACCTGCACAGtttcagg gagTCTGTCGTGATGGTTCCactagttgcttcaagtgtggtcacAATGGTCACTTCGTGAGGGAGTTCCCAAAGAATAGGAAGGGTGGTGGAAATGGGGGGGGGGGCAATAGAGACCAATATTCTTCAGTGACTCCGGTAGACAGAGTTGCACCTAGAGCAGTTACTTCAGGGACAGGTGGAGGGGAAAACCGTctgtatgctatcactagtTGTCAAAAGCAAGATAATTCATCTaatgttgtcactagtatgatcaaagGTTTTagttttgatgtatatgcattgctAGATCCAA gttcaggtattCAGcatcagatcacgcatagattgGTTCCCAATCAATATTCAGTAGCTTCAACG ATCATGcttcctcgtagagcttatccAGGCAATACTAACGCAGTTCCTCTAGTCCTATACTGTGAGGTTACGAATGCAAAAAATTTGGAATGCGATCcaacttttggctcagagtgtagccaaccagaacaatcagcaagTCCCAATTCCTACTAA